In Azospirillaceae bacterium, the following are encoded in one genomic region:
- a CDS encoding MerR family transcriptional regulator produces MDSDTLYSIGELSRRTGLTVKTIRYYSDQGIVPPTDRSPAGYRLYGLDALARLDLARTLRDLGLDLATVRKVLDREASIPEVAEAHADALDVQIQTLRLRRAVLRAVARRGPTTLEIDLMHRLATLSQSEQRRLVTDFIDDAFRGFDANPEFVTLMRSALPELPDDPTPEQVGAWVELAELCQNPDFPTAVRRIAEEQAKEPSQQDVSGLHDGLNQAMRERIDEAVSAGILPASAKAAPPAESLSGLYGHAFERAGDGELRRWLVARLQMTVDPHAKRYWQLLATINGWPASPTLAPVYTWFTTVLRGASAAAATS; encoded by the coding sequence ATGGACAGCGACACGCTCTATTCCATCGGAGAACTATCCCGCCGGACCGGTCTGACGGTGAAGACCATCCGGTACTACTCCGACCAGGGCATCGTCCCGCCGACCGACCGCAGCCCGGCGGGCTACCGGCTTTACGGCCTCGACGCACTCGCACGCCTGGATCTGGCCCGCACGCTGCGCGACCTCGGGCTCGACCTGGCGACCGTGCGCAAGGTGCTGGACCGGGAGGCATCCATACCAGAAGTCGCCGAAGCACACGCAGACGCCCTGGACGTACAGATCCAGACCCTACGCCTGCGCCGGGCAGTACTACGAGCAGTCGCCAGACGCGGCCCCACCACCCTGGAGATAGACCTCATGCATCGACTCGCCACGCTGTCCCAGTCTGAACAACGCCGGCTCGTAACCGACTTCATCGACGACGCCTTCAGAGGGTTTGACGCCAACCCGGAGTTTGTGACCCTCATGCGATCCGCACTGCCCGAACTCCCCGACGATCCCACGCCTGAACAGGTCGGGGCCTGGGTGGAACTCGCCGAACTCTGCCAGAACCCAGACTTCCCTACCGCGGTACGGCGCATAGCTGAGGAGCAGGCGAAAGAGCCATCCCAGCAGGACGTCAGCGGCCTGCACGACGGTCTCAACCAAGCGATGCGTGAACGAATCGACGAAGCCGTATCCGCCGGCATCCTCCCAGCCTCCGCCAAAGCCGCACCCCCTGCCGAATCACTGAGCGGCCTCTACGGCCACGCATTCGAGCGTGCTGGCGACGGCGAGCTGCGCCGCTGGCTCGTCGCCCGCCTGCAGATGACCGTTGACCCACACGCCAAGCGCTATTGGCAGCTCCTGGCGACGATCAATGGATGGCCTGCATCACCAACACTCGCTCCCGTTTACACATGGTTCACCACCGTTCTTCGCGGTGCTTCAGCCGCGGCAGCGACATCTTGA